The following coding sequences are from one Tissierellales bacterium window:
- the fliR gene encoding flagellar biosynthetic protein FliR — MSVIDKISTEYIWLLLVFMRIIGIFIIAPFYSSAKIMSQLKVGLTLLLSVVVFFSYDFSNLAKPELDVMYISLIFKELAIGLFLGFILLLYFSIFNMAGNMIDAQIGFSMSSAFDPMSNSNVTVTANLYYTSAMLIFFSINGHHWMIESMIKSFDILPLGNINVKWGLVEQFISNFSEVFELSFKVAMPVMVTIFIANVTLGFLAKTVPQMNVFVVGMPMKVAIGMVLLTLTAPLFVKTASKIFEITEFEFLELLKHMKW; from the coding sequence ATGAGTGTGATAGATAAAATTTCAACAGAGTATATATGGCTATTGCTTGTTTTTATGAGAATAATTGGTATTTTTATTATCGCACCATTTTATTCAAGTGCTAAAATAATGAGTCAACTAAAGGTTGGTTTGACATTACTTTTAAGTGTTGTTGTTTTTTTCAGTTATGATTTTAGTAATTTGGCAAAGCCAGAATTAGATGTTATGTATATATCATTGATTTTTAAGGAACTTGCAATAGGTTTATTTTTAGGTTTTATTTTACTTTTATATTTTAGCATATTTAATATGGCAGGAAATATGATTGATGCGCAGATAGGTTTTAGTATGTCGTCTGCATTTGATCCTATGAGTAATAGTAATGTAACTGTTACTGCCAATTTATACTATACGTCTGCTATGCTTATTTTCTTTTCAATAAATGGCCATCACTGGATGATAGAGTCAATGATAAAGTCATTTGATATATTACCACTTGGAAATATAAATGTAAAATGGGGGTTGGTAGAACAGTTTATATCTAATTTTTCAGAAGTATTTGAACTTAGTTTTAAAGTTGCAATGCCTGTAATGGTAACTATATTTATAGCAAACGTTACTCTTGGATTTTTGGCTAAAACAGTTCCTCAAATGAATGTTTTTGTTGTGGGTATGCCGATGAAAGTAGCTATAGGGATGGTTTTATTGACATTAACTGCTCCGCTTTTCGTAAAAACAGCTTCCAAAATTTTTGAGATAACAGAATTTGAATTTTTAGAACTATTAAAACATATGAAGTGGTGA
- the fliQ gene encoding flagellar biosynthesis protein FliQ translates to MTEGEVGIILKEALNLVLMCSAPMLLVALGVGLIVAVFQATTQIQEATLAFGVKILAVLGTFLLFGPWMLNKLMVFTNNLLMNVNTYIR, encoded by the coding sequence ATGACAGAGGGAGAAGTAGGTATTATTTTAAAAGAGGCGCTTAACCTTGTGCTTATGTGTTCTGCTCCTATGCTTTTAGTTGCACTTGGAGTGGGTTTGATAGTAGCAGTATTTCAAGCAACTACTCAAATACAGGAAGCTACACTGGCTTTTGGAGTGAAAATTTTAGCTGTATTAGGTACTTTTTTATTGTTTGGTCCGTGGATGCTAAACAAATTAATGGTGTTTACAAATAATTTATTGATGAACGTGAATACTTATATTAGATAG
- the fliP gene encoding flagellar type III secretion system pore protein FliP (The bacterial flagellar biogenesis protein FliP forms a type III secretion system (T3SS)-type pore required for flagellar assembly.), producing MSKRSEKILFIMLIFFICCIPLRAIATETGLPKGIEISVGAGEDTDLVDYLKLLFIFTILTFAPAILLMTTSFTRILIVLSFVRRAIATQTTPPNQVLIGISLFLTFFIMRPVISEVNANAIQPYLENKITQEVFIDNAMDPMKDFMYDQTRAKDLELFMNLSNASITLRDEDDNLLEKKEILKQIPATTLIPAFIISELKTAFIYGFILFIPFVVIDMVVSSTLMSMGMMMLPPVMISMPFKILLFIMVDGWNLVIEALITGFK from the coding sequence ATGAGCAAAAGAAGTGAAAAAATATTATTTATTATGCTGATTTTTTTTATTTGTTGCATACCACTTAGAGCTATTGCAACAGAAACTGGGTTACCCAAAGGGATAGAAATTTCAGTTGGGGCGGGAGAAGATACTGATTTAGTGGATTATCTTAAGTTATTATTTATATTCACTATATTGACGTTTGCTCCTGCTATTTTATTAATGACAACAAGTTTTACAAGAATTTTGATAGTATTATCCTTTGTAAGAAGAGCTATTGCTACACAAACTACGCCGCCAAATCAAGTATTGATTGGCATATCATTATTCTTGACATTTTTTATAATGAGGCCTGTGATAAGTGAAGTTAACGCAAATGCTATACAACCTTATTTAGAAAATAAGATAACTCAAGAAGTCTTTATTGATAATGCAATGGATCCTATGAAAGACTTTATGTATGATCAAACTCGAGCCAAAGATTTGGAATTATTTATGAATTTATCTAATGCGTCTATAACATTAAGAGATGAAGATGATAATTTATTAGAAAAAAAAGAAATTTTGAAACAAATTCCAGCGACGACACTTATTCCAGCATTTATTATTAGTGAGTTGAAGACTGCTTTTATTTATGGATTTATATTGTTTATTCCATTTGTGGTAATTGATATGGTAGTTTCAAGTACTCTGATGTCAATGGGAATGATGATGTTGCCACCTGTAATGATTTCTATGCCATTTAAAATACTTTTATTTATAATGGTTGATGGTTGGAATTTGGTTATAGAGGCGCTAATTACCGGATTCAAGTAA
- a CDS encoding flagellar biosynthetic protein FliO has translation MTSVQSGKMIKIVETLKIENTKILLIECCGRYYLIGENSSGIELLDQFDEIGQVVFDDNKEFDKIYKSAINDDSQNITNKLFKVKQRYVELKKQIDRRQDYEQKK, from the coding sequence ATGACCTCTGTACAATCAGGGAAAATGATTAAAATTGTCGAAACTTTGAAAATTGAAAATACTAAGATTTTATTGATAGAATGTTGCGGAAGATATTATCTTATAGGCGAGAATAGTAGTGGGATCGAGCTACTTGACCAGTTTGATGAAATTGGTCAAGTAGTATTTGATGATAATAAAGAATTTGACAAGATTTATAAAAGTGCAATAAATGACGATTCGCAAAATATTACAAATAAACTATTTAAGGTAAAGCAAAGATATGTTGAGTTAAAAAAACAGATAGATAGAAGGCAAGATTATGAGCAAAAGAAGTGA
- a CDS encoding response regulator — protein MSRILIVDDAAFMRMMIKDILTKNGFEVVGEAENGAKAIEKYGELKPDLVVMDITMPEVDGIQAVKEIKKSDANAKIVMCSAMGQQAMVIEAIQAGAKDFIVKPFQADRVIEAVKKVLG, from the coding sequence ATGAGTAGAATTTTGATTGTCGATGATGCAGCTTTTATGAGAATGATGATTAAAGATATACTAACTAAAAATGGATTTGAGGTAGTTGGAGAGGCAGAGAATGGTGCCAAAGCTATTGAAAAATATGGGGAATTGAAACCAGATTTAGTGGTTATGGATATTACAATGCCTGAAGTAGATGGTATTCAGGCAGTTAAAGAGATAAAAAAATCAGATGCAAATGCTAAAATAGTTATGTGCTCAGCTATGGGTCAACAAGCTATGGTTATTGAGGCAATACAAGCAGGTGCAAAAGATTTTATTGTTAAGCCGTTCCAAGCAGATAGAGTTATTGAAGCTGTAAAAAAAGTATTGGGATAA